In Panacibacter ginsenosidivorans, the following proteins share a genomic window:
- the cas4 gene encoding CRISPR-associated protein Cas4, with amino-acid sequence MTITATLINLYHVCKREMWLHANGVRMEQTSETVADGKLLHETAYPQRSEKYSEIEIGGSKIDFYDAKNKVIHEIKKSDSFESAHEWQVKYYIWLLEQNGVEGVKGIIEYPKLRETKQVKLSAEDKTYLQQIVQQIEALVSADVCPPRIEKKFCKTCSYFDFCWIEE; translated from the coding sequence ATGACCATCACCGCCACTCTCATAAATCTATATCATGTATGCAAACGCGAAATGTGGTTGCATGCTAATGGTGTAAGAATGGAGCAGACTTCCGAAACAGTAGCAGATGGCAAACTGCTGCATGAAACAGCTTATCCGCAACGTTCAGAGAAATACAGTGAAATAGAGATTGGCGGCAGTAAGATTGATTTTTATGATGCAAAGAACAAAGTGATCCACGAAATAAAAAAAAGTGACAGCTTTGAATCGGCACATGAGTGGCAGGTAAAATATTATATATGGCTGCTGGAGCAAAATGGTGTTGAAGGCGTGAAAGGCATTATCGAATATCCCAAACTGCGGGAAACAAAGCAGGTGAAATTATCTGCAGAAGATAAAACATACCTGCAGCAAATTGTACAACAAATAGAAGCATTGGTAAGTGCAGATGTTTGTCCCCCACGTATAGAAAAGAAGTTTTGCAAAACCTGTTCTTATTTTGATTTCTGCTGGATTGAGGAATGA
- the cas2 gene encoding CRISPR-associated endonuclease Cas2, translated as MYVILVYDIEEKRVAKMLKLCRRYLNWIQNSVFEGEITDVKLKELIHEARKIMDKEADSLIVFKSRQAKWLEKMVIGKEKNELDNIL; from the coding sequence ATGTATGTAATTCTTGTATATGATATAGAAGAAAAGCGGGTAGCTAAAATGCTGAAGTTATGCCGCCGGTATTTGAACTGGATTCAGAACAGTGTATTTGAAGGAGAGATAACAGATGTAAAGCTAAAGGAACTGATACACGAAGCAAGAAAGATAATGGATAAAGAGGCGGATAGTTTGATTGTATTTAAAAGCAGGCAGGCAAAGTGGCTGGAGAAAATGGTGATTGGAAAAGAAAAAAATGAGCTGGATAATATATTATAG
- the cas1b gene encoding type I-B CRISPR-associated endonuclease Cas1b codes for MRKSYYLFNPGRLSRKDNTLKFTPLDEDGNEGTPKYIPIESVDNLYTFGSLDANSAMYNFLGKEQVSVHFFDYYEHYTGSFMPKDYLLAGKMLIAQSEAYSNKKKRKQIAQKLVDGAAFNMLKNLRYYNNRDKDTLTQIERIEALMLRIPFAEDIETLMGIEGNIRMSYYAAFNVIINDFEMGNRSKQPPGNEVNAMVSFVNSMCYTLSLDMIYHTQLNPTISFLHQPGERRYSLALDIAEIFKPLLADRLIFSLLNRKQVQQTDFDNRLNSCLLKDSGRKTVVKAWDEKLNETIKHRSLGRSVSYKHLVKLECYKLSKHILGIEEYKPFRAWW; via the coding sequence ATGCGTAAATCATATTACCTGTTCAATCCCGGTCGTTTAAGCAGGAAAGACAATACACTTAAGTTTACCCCGCTTGACGAAGATGGCAATGAAGGCACGCCTAAATATATTCCCATAGAAAGCGTGGACAACCTTTACACTTTCGGCAGCCTGGATGCCAACAGCGCCATGTATAATTTTTTGGGAAAGGAACAGGTGAGTGTGCATTTTTTTGATTACTACGAACACTATACCGGTTCGTTTATGCCAAAGGATTATTTGCTTGCCGGAAAGATGCTGATTGCACAGAGCGAAGCTTATTCAAACAAAAAGAAGCGCAAACAGATAGCGCAGAAACTGGTGGATGGAGCTGCTTTTAATATGCTGAAAAACCTGCGCTATTATAACAACCGTGATAAGGACACGCTTACACAGATAGAACGTATTGAAGCATTGATGTTGCGAATACCGTTTGCCGAGGATATAGAAACTTTAATGGGTATAGAAGGCAATATACGCATGAGTTATTATGCAGCGTTTAATGTTATCATCAACGATTTTGAAATGGGCAACCGCAGTAAACAGCCACCGGGTAATGAAGTAAATGCAATGGTTTCTTTTGTAAACAGTATGTGTTATACGCTTAGCCTGGATATGATCTATCATACACAGCTTAATCCAACGATCAGTTTTTTGCATCAGCCCGGTGAGCGCCGCTACTCACTTGCGCTTGATATTGCTGAGATATTCAAACCGCTGCTTGCAGACAGGCTGATCTTTTCGCTGCTGAATAGAAAGCAGGTTCAGCAAACCGATTTTGATAACAGGCTAAACAGTTGCCTGCTGAAAGATAGTGGGCGTAAAACAGTGGTAAAAGCATGGGATGAAAAATTAAATGAAACCATCAAGCACCGTTCGCTTGGCAGAAGTGTAAGCTATAAGCATTTGGTAAAGCTTGAATGTTATAAGCTGAGTAAACATATTTTGGGTATAGAAGAATATAAGCCATTTAGAGCATGGTGGTGA